Below is a genomic region from Dioscorea cayenensis subsp. rotundata cultivar TDr96_F1 chromosome 14, TDr96_F1_v2_PseudoChromosome.rev07_lg8_w22 25.fasta, whole genome shotgun sequence.
TTTGTAATTCTGTATTTGGTGATgtgtgtattgtttttttttatgtatgtggTTGACAGCTTGAGTTTGGCAAAAATATGTTCGGTTTGGGTGTAAGGATTCGGCTGGGCATCGCCCAGTTCAAACACAGATCACATTTGACCACCTGCATTCAATCATAATACTGCAGGAATATATTGGAATGAAGGTTACTAAATGAGCTAGAAGTTCACCTGGCAGTAATTTTCAATCACTATTCAAAACTAgaataaaaaggaaagaaatttaaacATGTGATTGATAGAAATCACATTTGCTACCTGCCTACTTCACTTCCATAAGGCTGCAATTAAATGCCATCTGCACAAGTAAAACTTGAAGGTTAagtaatacataaataatacataatgcATCTCATTTTTCAAGATGCAACTCATGCAAGTCTCTACATTTAATAACTAAGCCATAGAGGTCATGCGAATGCAGTGTACACTGTGCACACAAAGGAATATTAATACTAGGTAGAAATAATCAATTTCAACCTCAAATAGTATTCGTatctttttacttgttttaaaaaatcaagcaaTATTTTGCAGAAAACCTTTTATGCtgttatatatatgaaaaaacatacaaataaaatacttgaaaacagaaaagaaaacaacaatttgcataaaaaaacagTAACATCAAAATATACTCGCAAGTAAATATGCAGGAACTAAATTACCAAGCTTTaaccatatttattattttttcagtttaaaGATGGATAACAGTGAATgtcaagcaaaataaaacaaaatcacagtGAAGGTGATGCAATTAAATGGTTAAGTCTAAAAGGTTCATAAGCTCCAGCCAAAAGCATGAGTGTTACCAAGGCATGGTTACATGTGTAACGAGGCACAAGTCCATTGTCCATAGCCTTCAACATATAGACAAAGAACACACCTTTATATTCATCTTACCCATAGCTCAATTGCCACATTTATATCAGAAATTATCAGAAATTCAACCTGAAGTCAAAAATAATCCACAAGACATTATTTACGCAACAGCAGAGTAGATAACCAGGGTTAAATTACATTATGTGATAACTGAAAGacagaaaaacataattttacatAATATTGTGACGAATTATCAAAAAAGTTAGTATTGTTCTTGTGCCgaaaatatcaaaaatactGGCATACAAGTTGCAAGGGGATTTACAAGGAAAGCCTAGATATGTTGGAAGGTTTCAGATTTGCAACAAAGGGGAAAAGAAAGATTAGGAGGAAGCTTGGAGCTCAAAGagggagagaagagaagaaaagaggtTATCACTTACTGAAGAAGGCAGCACTTGGAGCTCTAAGAGCAACACTGGCTAATGCTTGGAGGGAGACCTGTAACCCTACTAAAGGAATCCTTATTTCTCAAACCCAAATGTCAAGTTCTCAAGTGAGTGTAGCTAAAATTGCAGCAGCTTGAATAATGCTGACGTTAAGAGCAAGTCTGAAGGTAAAGTTGGGAAAATTTGCAACTTGAGGTGCAGATACATGAGAACTGGGTTGTATTTCCACTATGAATAATGCCTAGGGAATCATGGTAAATATTTCATCCTAAATGTATACAAACAAAGATTACCTCTGAGTTCTTGCATCATAAAAAGCATGATTGTGGGAACAACCACCATTGAACCATGCTACATATATAAACAGAAAGATGTACACAGTTTTAGGTAAATTAAAAGTGCATGATAGGAAAACTATCACACTACATAACAGAAGAATAACGAACATTGATTGCAGGAAAACATAAAAGGTAgcctttttattaatatatcaaGTTTTGTCACAAAACTTTATAAGATACAAAAAGCATTCCAAATAATCACGGGTTACAGATGTTTTGGATTTCCATTCATGtatatggaagaaagaagaatCAAACCATTGTTTTCTAAAGTGGTTAATTGGCAGCCTCATCAACTTTAACATGTTCCAGACCTGCAGTCTCTCCATTTGATTCCAAGAATCGGAAATCAGGATAGTTTCGGTGGTTTAAGGAGTGAAGCCATAAAGCTACAGCTCCTTCTTTGAGTTCCATAGATGCAATGTGTGggaatatatgttttattttgaattcttCTGCCTGCTCTGCGTAAGCCTCCATAGACATGTCCTCATGTGAATCCTTCCATTTCTGGTTATATGAGGTAAATAGGCATTCGTCCAAGTATAGCCCTACCTCTGGTGCGGTTGGCACATTAATTCTCACAACCCTAAACAAAACACCATACAAAAGTACAAAACATTCATGGTAAATTACAAAACTTctagaatacaaaaaatgacACTAAACTCAAATGTAATTTGGTAACAGTTCTTTTTTGTGATAATAACCAACCATCTAAGGCCTAAATTGCTAGTTTATCTCTGAAGCAGGGTAAGATGAAATCACAGAATAAAAACTGGCATTATTCAAAACCGCACTCGGAGAATTTAGCATGATTTtcttcaagaaagaaaaaaaaaacagagaaagatGCATACTTTCTTAGAGCAACCTCCATTAAAGACTCTGGTGCACAATTCCTCATGATGGCAACTGCAAGGCCAATCATCTTCCTAATTTGGTGCAGCATAAAACTCTGGCCAACGACCTCGCACCGGACGAAATCCACACCTTCAATATTAACCACATGGTCAGCTTCGAATGAAATAATGAACCTCTGAGCAGAGGGGTCCTCGGCCTTAGTTCGGGTAGTGAAGTTATGGAAGTTGTGAGTCCCAACGTACTGCTTGAGTATAGCATTGAACCTCTCCTTCTCCTTTTCCCCATAGCTGAACTCACTGGTCCTAGCAGCCATTTCCATTTCCTCCTCTTTCCCATCAATAGTTTTCACTTGGGGCGCTGATTCTTCAACAACATCAACACCTTCCCCATTTCCAAAATCCAAACTTGCATTCTGATCTGAAAGCTTAGACTGGCGACCCATCAATCCGGCAACCTTGCGGCCCCTCTCAGAGCACTCCAAGCAACGAAGAAGCTCATTCCCTGTCCCCAAACTCGCCATCACGCTCTCCCGATCAGGATGCGCATTCGGATCCAAAGCAAACACTGGAAGGAGATACACATACCTCCTCCGATCACAAAACTTCTTAGCATTAAACGACGCCGTAGCACGCTTGAACCCAAAGATCCGTATCTGAGGATCGAGATGGGAGTTGAGGCGGTCGATGAAGCCTGGCGGGTCGATGTAGAAGCGGCCAGAGACGACCTGGCCGGCAGCGCTGACGCCTTTGTCAGTGCGAGCCGCGCGGGCCCAGTCATAGCGGCGGGGTTGAGCGCGATCATTGTCGGGGACGGCGCCGGAAAGGAAGAGGGCTTCTTCAAGGTCACCCTCGATGGTTCGGGCGCCGGGGTTTTTCTGCATGCCTTGATAGCCAGCGCCGCAGTAGGCCAAGAAGATGGCGATCTTGCGGCGTTTGTAGCGACGGCGGGGTGGTTCGGAGGCTATTGCATCGGCTGCGGTGGGGGATGTGGGCTCGCCGGCGTCGTCATCGTCGTCGGAGGACATCTTGGGTTTCTTGGGATGGGGAGGGGAGGCCATGGTCGCCATTTGTAGTGTTCCCAGTTGCAGCAAGGAAAGAAGGGGTTAGGGTTTTGCAGAGTTCTCAAGGAAGATAGACAAAATGTGGATTTCAGCCAGGCCCATTTCTTATTGGATTGGGAGACGAATGAAATAGGAGTGAGATGAGAGGAATGTAGagtaggagtgagaatgaagaatatGTTTGATTAGTAAGATTTGGAAAGTGTAATTTATTTGGAATGGAAAAAATAAGGAAAGTAAGTATGTGTTTGGATGACGGtaatgaaaaaggtgtttggttggagggataaTTCATTAgaatgggaaaagaaaaaaaaatagagttgggataaaattacattttttatcttttatataaagaaataatagttatttttaataattatctaaCTTCTctggttgttatttatttatttatttattggatcagataagaaatttaattcactaattcttatatctcaattgagtttttgttttgttctaaattttcttatattttttatttaattataatattttaattttatatttttataataaaattacaatcatttattgttttattttcttaataaattaaatttttagaaaatatatacataacacattaacagattttatttttaaatgttaatttttgttggtatgtttatgatatatatatatatatatatatatatatattgtaattctatttattgattataaattataaattaatattaataaatatacacggttttgtggtttctaatgagaaaataataataaattattaaatattgtaaaaaaaaaaattaaacattgtgacccgattgacccggtccggtcaaccggttcccggttgaaccgcccgggtcaccgagTTAACACCGGGGTTTTTAATACccggttcaatggggtatacccggttcctggtttttccggttgaacaaATACATGACTGGTACCCGGTTTTCCGGT
It encodes:
- the LOC120275056 gene encoding tRNA pseudouridine synthase A-like gives rise to the protein MATMASPPHPKKPKMSSDDDDDAGEPTSPTAADAIASEPPRRRYKRRKIAIFLAYCGAGYQGMQKNPGARTIEGDLEEALFLSGAVPDNDRAQPRRYDWARAARTDKGVSAAGQVVSGRFYIDPPGFIDRLNSHLDPQIRIFGFKRATASFNAKKFCDRRRYVYLLPVFALDPNAHPDRESVMASLGTGNELLRCLECSERGRKVAGLMGRQSKLSDQNASLDFGNGEGVDVVEESAPQVKTIDGKEEEMEMAARTSEFSYGEKEKERFNAILKQYVGTHNFHNFTTRTKAEDPSAQRFIISFEADHVVNIEGVDFVRCEVVGQSFMLHQIRKMIGLAVAIMRNCAPESLMEVALRKVVRINVPTAPEVGLYLDECLFTSYNQKWKDSHEDMSMEAYAEQAEEFKIKHIFPHIASMELKEGAVALWLHSLNHRNYPDFRFLESNGETAGLEHVKVDEAAN